The genomic segment ACGGCAGCTGGTTTGAGGATGAAATGAAGGATGCGCCGCGCGAGGAAGGGTTCAGCTTCGGTTATTTAGGCGTTCCTTCATTTGGAGCAGACAAACCGGTATCCGCCCTGACGAATGTGGAAACGGTAGTCATTCCCGCGAAAGCTAAAAACCCAGAGCTTGCCAAAGAGTTCCTCAAGTACTTGTACACGGATAAGATCGTTCAGCTCAATGGCGACAAGGCCAAAGCGGTTATGGCGGTTAAAGGCGCGCCGGATCTCGTTAAATCGTATATTACGGAGACAACCTACAACGTTTATAAGGCGGCGGATGATGGCATGCTTGCGGTCAATGGCGCCTTTAAGCCGGTCGCCAAAGGCAGCAAATTCAACCCAAGCGATGAAGTTTATAAGCCATTCTCCTCGATTATGAGCAAGCAGATGACCTTGGATGAATATGCTGCCAAGCTGTATAAAGTGTATTCGGAAATCCAGAAGGAGCTTGAGGCTGCTGGAGCATAACGGGCGGCAGGCAGCATGCGGGCGGCATGCAGGATGAGATGAGGTATGACCTCAGGCTCATCCTTTTTTATGCCTCATAATTCATAAACCTGAAGGATTTTATGATTTCCTGCATTTTTCAATGAACACCTAAAAATCCTCTATATTAATCTGCCTTTTTGTTCATTTGGTTAACGCTCTTATGAATTTATACTGAAGCTCAGCTGGCAAACCCAGCTGGCAAACAGCTTGTGCTCCAAATGATGTGGCTTCGCCGTCTCATTCAAAGATCGACAGATTTTCGATTGGAGAGGGGCTGATTAGCATGTAGCGATATTCGGGATCAAAAGGCAATCCACTGCTCAGCTTTGCGTCTGAATCAAATACATGTGGGAGGAAGCAATAGAATGAAAAAACGCATGTCAGGTATATTGGTATTGCTGATTTTATGTTCCTCTATTTTCATGATTGGGCCGGTGGCGGTAAGTGCAGCGAATACAACGTATTATATTGATTCCGCTGGTGGGAATGATGCGAATAATGGCACCTCGACCACTACTGCTTGGAAAACGTTAACGAAAGTGAACGCGACGACGTTCCAGCCTGGTGACCAAATTTTGTTTAAATCGGGCGGGATATGGAACGGCCAGCTGTGGCCTAAGGGCTCAGGAGCAGCAGGGTCTCCTATCAAAATCGATAAATATGGCGGAACCGCAAAGCCGATTATTAACGGCGGCGGAACGCAGAGAGATTATCAAGCGACAGGCGCCGTCATGCTGCGCAACCAGCAGTATTGGGAAATCAGCAATCTTGAAGTGACGAATGACGACAACTTTAACGTAGATTTGGTAACGACTACTTATGCAAACAGCAAGCCTACCAACATAAGAGACGGCATTCTGGTTGTGCTGGATACGAATCAAGTGGCGGCAGGCGGCGACACGATCATGGATCATATTTATATTCATGATAATTATGTGCATGATGTCGATAGTCCGAACGAATGGCCGAACCAATATGGCAACGCCTCGTTCAATGGCGGCATTATGTTTTATGTCATTGGCGCTTTAAAGGCCAACATGACGTTCAATGATGTCAGAATTGAAAACAACACCATCGAGAAGGTCGATCTGCTCGCCATTGCCAATTTCAATTACACGACGACAACGGCTTTCCAAGATGAAATCGAACCGTATAACTTGTGGCAAACGAATATTTATATCGGGCACAACTACATGCGCAATATAGGCCAAGGCGCGATTGATGTATGTGATGCGAAGGGTGCCATAATCGAATACAACGTCGTAGATGGCTGGTCCAAGCGCTATAATGCGGAAAGCGCAGGCATTTATCCGTGGAAATCCCAAAATGTAACATTCCAAAACAACGAGGTTTACGGCGGGCCGACGACGACGGGGGCGAATAACGGAGATGGAACCGCCTTTGATTTTGATTCGCCCAACAGCAATATCGTCTATCAATTCAACTATACCCATAACAATCCGATGGGATGGATGTCCTATCTGGGCCGAAGCAGCAATAATATTGCCAGATACAACATCAGTGACGATAACGCTGCCTATTTAATCAAGTTTGGCTGGTTCGACGTCGATAGCTCGGCTACGTATTTCCTGAACAACGTCTTTATTTATAACGGCGGCGTAACGAAATTCACGAATTCCAACGCTAACCTTGCTTCTACTTATTTCAAAAGTGTGCCGTATTATTTTTACAATAACGTTTTTTATGACAAAAACACCCCTTCCTCCAGCTTTTGGCCGAGCAGCTCCGGCAGCTATGGAACGGCTGTATTTAGAAACAATGCGTTTTATGTAACTACCGGCAGCCATGCGGCTGGCGAACCGAATGATCCGGCGAAGGTGATTGCGCCGCCTCAAATGGTTAACCCGGGGCAAGCGCCGACTTTAGGAGCCAATGGCTTTACAAGCGGCGCTACCGTATGGGATGGCTACAAGCTGCAAGCCACTTCTCCGCTCATAAATGCCGGTTATAATGTTCCGCAATTAGGAACGACCGACTTTTATGGAAATGCCTTATTTAATGGGGCGGCTCCGGATATTGGCGCTTTTGAATCGACCGTCACAGGCGGCGGAGGCGGTGGACCGACATCGGTCACGGTAGGTGGAACCGTAACAGCGAGCTCCACAAGCAGCCCGTCAGGAGAAGAGAAGGAGAAAGCCTTTGATGCGAATATTTCGACCAAATGGCTCATTACAACCGGAACAGGCTGGATTCAGTACAAATTTGTAACCGGTGTCTCTCATATCGTGACCTCATATGCGATAACGTCCGCTAACGATGTGCCGGCGAGGGACCCGAAAAACTGGACGCTGCAAGGCTCGAACGACGGAACGAGCTGGACGACATTGGATACGCGCACGAATGAAGCATTTGCCACCCGTTTCTTGACCAACACGTATACGTTCAGCAATTCAACTGCTTACTCGTATTATCGCTTGAATGTAACGGCAAATAGCGGCGGTGCAGCACAGCTGCAGCTCGCTGAGATTGGTTTGTTTAC from the Paenibacillus sp. BIHB 4019 genome contains:
- a CDS encoding discoidin domain-containing protein is translated as MKKRMSGILVLLILCSSIFMIGPVAVSAANTTYYIDSAGGNDANNGTSTTTAWKTLTKVNATTFQPGDQILFKSGGIWNGQLWPKGSGAAGSPIKIDKYGGTAKPIINGGGTQRDYQATGAVMLRNQQYWEISNLEVTNDDNFNVDLVTTTYANSKPTNIRDGILVVLDTNQVAAGGDTIMDHIYIHDNYVHDVDSPNEWPNQYGNASFNGGIMFYVIGALKANMTFNDVRIENNTIEKVDLLAIANFNYTTTTAFQDEIEPYNLWQTNIYIGHNYMRNIGQGAIDVCDAKGAIIEYNVVDGWSKRYNAESAGIYPWKSQNVTFQNNEVYGGPTTTGANNGDGTAFDFDSPNSNIVYQFNYTHNNPMGWMSYLGRSSNNIARYNISDDNAAYLIKFGWFDVDSSATYFLNNVFIYNGGVTKFTNSNANLASTYFKSVPYYFYNNVFYDKNTPSSSFWPSSSGSYGTAVFRNNAFYVTTGSHAAGEPNDPAKVIAPPQMVNPGQAPTLGANGFTSGATVWDGYKLQATSPLINAGYNVPQLGTTDFYGNALFNGAAPDIGAFESTVTGGGGGGPTSVTVGGTVTASSTSSPSGEEKEKAFDANISTKWLITTGTGWIQYKFVTGVSHIVTSYAITSANDVPARDPKNWTLQGSNDGTSWTTLDTRTNEAFATRFLTNTYTFSNSTAYSYYRLNVTANSGGAAQLQLAEIGLFT